A region from the Streptomyces sp. NBC_01445 genome encodes:
- a CDS encoding DUF2267 domain-containing protein — MLPLRESTAARPGMTFQQMVERIRYEGAYPTRERAEDVTRTVLAALGRQLTGNERVDLAACLPSEAAHVFASQIPDCQPLTGWGFVKDLATRTAATPATARWDTGAVLAVVGHLAGAVLLGRILTQLPPGYALLFGQAELTQAA, encoded by the coding sequence ATGCTTCCGCTGCGTGAATCGACCGCTGCCCGGCCCGGCATGACGTTTCAGCAGATGGTGGAAAGAATCCGCTACGAAGGCGCGTATCCCACCCGGGAGCGGGCCGAAGACGTCACGCGCACCGTGCTGGCGGCCCTGGGCCGCCAGCTCACCGGCAACGAACGCGTCGACCTCGCCGCCTGCCTCCCCTCAGAGGCCGCACACGTCTTCGCAAGCCAGATCCCCGACTGTCAGCCACTCACCGGCTGGGGCTTCGTCAAGGACCTGGCCACCCGCACAGCGGCCACCCCCGCGACCGCCCGCTGGGACACCGGAGCCGTCCTCGCTGTCGTCGGCCACCTGGCCGGCGCCGTTCTCCTGGGCCGCATCCTCACCCAGCTTCCGCCCGGATACGCCCTGCTGTTCGGTCAGGCAGAACTCACCCAAGCCGCATGA
- a CDS encoding type III effector protein: protein MAASPKRRAPTSFPAAAAALSTIDDAVRAAQTGQHPQDGQASGDQALAALLLLRELREQLAEWEPGLIEAARAAGTSWADLAHPLGVASRQAAERRYLRVRPGAPGTTREQRVQATRSDRAAHRTLTAWARTNAADLRQLAGQITALTDLPTQAQPPLARLTEALADNDAAHLINPLADTHIHLKAGHPELAARIEALTRRTGRSDDR from the coding sequence ATGGCCGCTTCTCCCAAGCGCCGTGCCCCCACCTCGTTCCCCGCCGCCGCGGCAGCGCTGAGCACCATCGACGACGCCGTCCGCGCCGCCCAGACCGGCCAACACCCGCAGGACGGGCAAGCCAGTGGGGACCAGGCCCTGGCCGCGCTCCTCCTCCTGCGTGAACTGCGCGAACAGCTCGCGGAATGGGAACCTGGCCTGATCGAGGCAGCCCGCGCCGCCGGCACCAGCTGGGCCGACCTCGCCCACCCCCTGGGCGTCGCCAGCCGCCAGGCCGCGGAGCGACGCTACCTGCGCGTACGCCCCGGAGCCCCCGGCACCACCAGAGAACAACGCGTACAAGCCACCCGCAGCGACCGCGCCGCCCACCGCACTCTCACCGCCTGGGCCCGGACCAACGCCGCCGACCTGCGACAGCTCGCCGGCCAGATCACCGCCCTCACCGACCTCCCCACCCAGGCCCAGCCGCCGCTGGCCCGCCTCACCGAAGCCCTCGCCGACAACGACGCCGCCCACCTCATCAACCCACTCGCCGACACCCACATCCACCTCAAGGCCGGCCACCCCGAACTGGCAGCACGCATCGAAGCACTCACGCGCCGCACCGGCCGCAGCGACGACCGTTAG
- a CDS encoding ISL3 family transposase: MRDVNELVDVVFSGLSPLVIEDVTDEGERILVRARTPANTVPCPGCGAPSGRVHGFHLRTVADVPVDGRRAVVRVRVRRLVCPTRGCRHTFREQVPGVLERYQRRTARLTSQVKSVVKELAGRAGARLPAIRAVGVSRHTALRTLLRIPLPTERIPRVIGVDDFALRRRHRYATVVIDAETHKRIDVLPDRTADTLETWLRAHPGVEVVCRDGSATYAEAIRRALPDAVQVGDRWHIWHNLCEAALSEVKAHSNCWATVLDAPLYDGPRAQTTLERWHQVHDLLNQGVGLLECARRLQLALNTVKRYARADRPERMLRVPKYRASLVDPYREHLRKQRAEDPGVPVGHLFEEIKALGFTGCLNLLHKYINQGRADADRRLARMLLTRPDNLKAEQHDLLAKLTAACPEMTELAACIRDFAPLLKHTAGNADALELWITQVHAAGLPHLDAFTRGLERDLDAVIAAFTLPYSNGPTEGVNTKTKLIARQMHGRAGFTLLRHRILLG; encoded by the coding sequence GTGCGAGATGTCAACGAGCTTGTAGATGTGGTGTTTTCGGGACTGTCGCCGCTGGTCATCGAGGACGTGACCGACGAGGGCGAGCGGATCCTGGTGCGAGCACGGACGCCGGCGAACACGGTGCCGTGCCCGGGCTGCGGGGCGCCGTCCGGGCGGGTGCATGGCTTTCATCTGCGGACGGTGGCCGACGTACCGGTGGACGGGCGACGGGCAGTAGTCCGTGTGCGGGTGCGGCGTCTGGTGTGTCCCACGCGCGGTTGCCGTCACACGTTCCGTGAGCAGGTGCCCGGAGTGCTGGAGCGATACCAGCGCCGCACGGCTCGTCTGACCAGCCAAGTCAAGTCTGTAGTCAAGGAGTTAGCGGGCCGAGCAGGGGCTCGTTTGCCGGCGATACGCGCGGTGGGCGTCTCGCGTCATACCGCCTTGCGCACCCTGCTGCGCATCCCCCTGCCCACCGAGCGAATACCCCGTGTGATCGGCGTCGACGACTTCGCTCTGCGCCGACGGCACCGCTATGCCACCGTGGTGATCGACGCCGAGACCCACAAGCGGATCGACGTGCTGCCCGACCGCACGGCCGACACCCTGGAGACATGGTTGCGCGCTCATCCGGGCGTCGAGGTCGTATGCCGTGACGGCTCCGCGACCTACGCCGAGGCGATTCGCCGTGCCCTGCCCGACGCGGTGCAGGTTGGTGATCGCTGGCATATATGGCACAACCTGTGCGAAGCCGCCCTGAGCGAGGTCAAGGCGCACAGCAACTGCTGGGCCACAGTGCTGGACGCGCCCTTGTATGACGGACCCCGTGCACAGACCACCCTGGAGCGCTGGCACCAGGTCCACGACCTCCTTAACCAGGGCGTGGGCCTGCTCGAATGCGCCCGCCGACTTCAACTGGCTCTGAACACCGTCAAACGCTACGCCCGCGCTGATCGGCCCGAGAGGATGCTCCGCGTCCCCAAGTACCGCGCCAGCCTGGTCGATCCCTACCGCGAGCACCTGCGTAAACAGCGGGCCGAGGACCCCGGCGTCCCCGTCGGGCACCTCTTCGAAGAGATCAAAGCCCTCGGCTTCACGGGCTGCCTCAACCTTCTACACAAGTACATCAACCAAGGCCGCGCGGACGCCGACCGCAGGCTCGCCCGGATGCTCCTCACCAGGCCCGACAACCTCAAGGCCGAGCAGCACGACCTCCTGGCCAAGCTCACCGCTGCCTGCCCCGAGATGACCGAACTGGCCGCTTGCATCAGGGACTTTGCCCCGCTCCTGAAGCACACCGCGGGAAATGCCGACGCGCTCGAGCTCTGGATCACCCAGGTCCACGCTGCCGGTTTGCCGCATCTGGACGCCTTCACTCGGGGTCTGGAGCGCGACCTCGACGCCGTGATCGCCGCGTTCACACTCCCGTACAGCAACGGACCGACCGAGGGCGTCAACACCAAGACCAAGCTGATCGCGCGCCAGATGCACGGCCGCGCGGGCTTCACCCTC
- a CDS encoding MerR family transcriptional regulator, whose amino-acid sequence MTADDSFGRLDDDDYPAYTMGRAAAMLGTTQGFLRAIGEARLITPLRSEGGHRRYSRYQLRIAARARELVDQGTPVEAACRIVILEDQLEEAQRINAEYRRAAESANPTTAA is encoded by the coding sequence ATGACAGCAGACGATTCATTCGGCCGTCTCGATGACGACGACTACCCCGCCTACACGATGGGCCGGGCCGCCGCCATGCTCGGCACCACCCAGGGCTTCCTGCGTGCCATCGGCGAAGCCCGCCTGATCACCCCGCTGCGCTCCGAGGGCGGCCACCGCCGCTACTCCCGCTACCAGCTGCGCATCGCGGCCCGCGCGCGTGAGCTTGTCGATCAGGGCACCCCCGTCGAGGCCGCCTGCCGCATCGTCATCCTCGAAGACCAGCTCGAAGAGGCCCAGCGCATCAACGCCGAATACCGCCGCGCCGCCGAATCAGCGAACCCGACGACCGCGGCCTGA
- a CDS encoding Hsp20/alpha crystallin family protein — translation MLMRTDPFRELDRLAQQLTGVTGTWSRPSAMPMDAYREGEEYVIALDLPGVAKDAIDIDVERNMLTVRAERRPAAKADDVQMELSERPLGVFSRQLVLADTLDTERITADYEAGVLTLRIPIAERAKPRKIAIGGESDHRQISG, via the coding sequence ATGTTGATGCGCACTGACCCGTTCCGCGAACTCGACCGGCTCGCCCAGCAGTTGACGGGGGTGACCGGCACCTGGTCCAGGCCCTCGGCGATGCCGATGGACGCCTACCGCGAGGGCGAGGAGTACGTGATCGCCCTCGACCTGCCCGGTGTCGCCAAGGATGCGATCGACATCGACGTCGAGCGGAACATGCTCACCGTCAGGGCCGAGCGCCGCCCGGCCGCGAAGGCGGACGACGTGCAGATGGAGCTCTCGGAGCGGCCTCTGGGCGTCTTCTCCCGGCAGCTGGTGCTGGCCGACACCCTGGACACCGAGCGCATCACCGCCGACTACGAAGCAGGGGTGCTGACACTGCGCATCCCGATCGCCGAGCGCGCCAAGCCTCGCAAGATCGCAATCGGCGGGGAGTCCGACCACAGGCAGATCAGCGGCTGA
- a CDS encoding DUF2267 domain-containing protein, with translation MRWEAFLGHVQESGKYATPQEAERSARTVLALLGAHLVGEVRAELAARLPETFAVILLNPLQATEPLSPERFVRATAAWIEGATEQTATWDVSAVLSVTADAAGEDLTDRILLQLPPGYDLLFGHPEPT, from the coding sequence ATGCGATGGGAAGCATTCCTCGGCCACGTGCAGGAAAGCGGTAAGTACGCCACCCCCCAGGAAGCCGAACGCTCCGCACGCACCGTTCTGGCGCTGCTGGGCGCGCATCTGGTGGGTGAAGTCCGGGCCGAGCTGGCTGCCCGCCTCCCGGAGACCTTCGCCGTGATCCTTCTCAACCCGCTGCAGGCCACCGAGCCGCTCTCGCCCGAGCGGTTTGTGCGAGCGACTGCGGCGTGGATCGAGGGAGCCACCGAGCAGACCGCGACCTGGGACGTCAGCGCCGTACTGAGCGTGACCGCCGATGCGGCCGGCGAGGACCTCACCGACCGCATCCTGCTCCAACTGCCCCCGGGATACGACCTCCTCTTCGGCCATCCCGAACCCACCTAA
- a CDS encoding DUF6009 family protein, giving the protein MRGGPRRSGRISRASPCCWRPAGSAGADLDYVRQALDKLSTHKGKPRYERDGRLIGYTNLTPKALRSADSGPFARRTFHLLPHDRPNRLDDPECPYRVGSPLAAVDPCTLEAGKTARSQGTAEMVPASP; this is encoded by the coding sequence GTGCGTGGTGGCCCCCGTCGAAGTGGCCGGATTTCCCGGGCGTCGCCATGCTGCTGGAGGCCCGCCGGGAGCGCTGGAGCCGACCTCGACTACGTCCGCCAGGCCCTCGACAAGCTCAGCACCCACAAGGGCAAGCCGCGCTACGAGCGCGACGGCCGACTCATCGGCTACACCAACCTCACCCCCAAAGCGCTGCGCAGCGCCGACAGCGGCCCTTTCGCCCGCCGCACCTTCCATTTGCTGCCGCATGATCGACCCAACCGGCTCGACGACCCCGAATGCCCCTACCGAGTCGGCTCACCGCTCGCAGCCGTCGATCCCTGCACTCTCGAAGCAGGAAAGACCGCGCGGTCCCAGGGCACTGCGGAGATGGTCCCCGCAAGCCCCTGA
- a CDS encoding aldo/keto reductase, giving the protein MQYVRLGTTGLKVSQLALGCMSYGDPTVPGAHPWALTEDKAAPFFRQAVELGLTFWDTANVYQAGTSEEIVGRAIREYSRREDIVLATKVRGKMHDGPGGEGPSRKAILEKVDASLTRLGTDYIDLYQVHRFDDETPVEETMEALHDVVKAGKVRYLGVSSMYGWQFAKLQHAADLGGWTRFVSMQNQYNLLRRQDEPELMAMCGDMGVGLVPYSPNGKGRLARPVGEQSTRSTTDHVVQSFDNPHDEPVINAVQQLAETRGVPMAQIALAWVRRNPLISAPIVGATNSHHLQQAVDALTLELTDEEAASLENPYVNAGPSWF; this is encoded by the coding sequence ATGCAATACGTCCGCCTCGGTACCACCGGTCTGAAGGTGAGCCAGCTCGCCCTGGGCTGCATGAGCTACGGCGACCCGACCGTTCCCGGCGCCCATCCCTGGGCGCTGACCGAGGACAAGGCCGCGCCGTTCTTCCGGCAGGCCGTCGAGCTGGGCCTCACCTTCTGGGACACCGCCAACGTCTACCAGGCCGGCACCTCCGAGGAGATCGTCGGCCGCGCCATCCGCGAGTACTCCCGCCGCGAGGACATCGTCCTGGCCACGAAAGTCCGCGGCAAGATGCACGACGGCCCCGGCGGCGAGGGCCCGTCCCGTAAGGCGATCCTGGAAAAGGTCGACGCCTCCCTGACCCGCCTTGGCACGGACTACATCGACCTGTACCAGGTCCACCGCTTCGACGACGAGACACCGGTCGAGGAGACGATGGAGGCCCTGCACGACGTCGTCAAGGCTGGCAAGGTCCGCTACCTCGGCGTCTCCTCGATGTACGGCTGGCAGTTCGCCAAACTTCAGCACGCCGCCGACCTCGGCGGGTGGACCCGCTTCGTGTCCATGCAGAACCAGTACAACCTGCTGCGCCGCCAGGACGAGCCCGAACTGATGGCCATGTGCGGCGACATGGGCGTGGGACTTGTGCCGTACTCCCCGAATGGCAAGGGGCGTCTCGCGCGCCCCGTCGGCGAGCAGAGCACCCGCTCCACCACCGACCACGTCGTGCAGTCCTTCGACAATCCGCACGACGAACCCGTCATCAATGCCGTACAGCAACTCGCCGAAACCCGCGGCGTGCCCATGGCCCAGATCGCCCTCGCCTGGGTGCGGCGTAACCCGCTGATCTCCGCCCCCATCGTGGGCGCTACCAATTCCCACCACCTTCAGCAGGCCGTGGACGCACTCACGCTCGAGCTGACCGACGAGGAGGCGGCGTCCCTGGAGAACCCGTACGTCAACGCCGGACCCTCCTGGTTCTGA
- a CDS encoding HpcH/HpaI aldolase family protein, whose protein sequence is MSESHVDRLANGNPLVGTLCTIPDPSVVEMVASSGFDFVCIDTEHSPVGRAGVESLVRAVDVAGRPALVRVADNRPELIAAALDSGAAGVVVPRIDTAADAERAVRATRYPPLGERGGYPGRASWFNQDLASYMARANDDLLLVAQVENPAALGHAEAIAAVHGIDALYAAPGDLSVAIGATGQALESALRSVVRAARTHHRTAGLFQLDPGRIDQWHADGVGLFFLAADSLFLSEAARAAARSALSLRG, encoded by the coding sequence ATGAGCGAGAGCCACGTGGACCGTCTGGCGAACGGCAACCCCCTCGTCGGCACCTTATGCACCATCCCGGACCCGAGCGTGGTGGAGATGGTGGCTTCCTCAGGGTTCGACTTCGTGTGCATCGACACGGAGCACTCTCCCGTCGGCCGCGCGGGCGTGGAGTCCTTGGTTCGTGCCGTCGATGTCGCGGGCCGGCCCGCGCTAGTACGGGTCGCCGACAACCGCCCCGAGCTGATCGCCGCCGCGCTGGACAGCGGGGCGGCCGGGGTCGTCGTGCCCCGGATCGACACCGCGGCCGACGCGGAGCGGGCGGTGCGTGCCACGCGCTATCCGCCGCTGGGCGAACGCGGCGGTTACCCCGGGCGCGCGTCCTGGTTTAACCAGGACCTGGCCAGCTACATGGCCCGTGCCAACGACGATCTTCTGCTCGTGGCCCAGGTGGAGAACCCGGCCGCCCTCGGCCATGCGGAGGCCATCGCGGCGGTGCACGGCATCGACGCTCTCTACGCCGCTCCCGGTGACCTCTCGGTGGCGATCGGCGCCACAGGGCAGGCGCTGGAGTCCGCGCTGCGCTCGGTGGTGCGGGCGGCTCGGACACACCACCGCACGGCCGGTCTGTTCCAGCTGGATCCCGGCCGCATCGACCAGTGGCACGCCGATGGTGTCGGACTCTTCTTCCTGGCCGCCGACTCGCTGTTCCTGTCCGAAGCGGCCCGCGCTGCCGCCCGCTCGGCACTCAGCCTGCGCGGCTGA